From Brachionichthys hirsutus isolate HB-005 chromosome 7, CSIRO-AGI_Bhir_v1, whole genome shotgun sequence, the proteins below share one genomic window:
- the trim8a gene encoding E3 ubiquitin-protein ligase TRIM8a has protein sequence MSSCHTSFWNPPGVMDASWKNSFEEELLCPICLNVFEEPVQLPCKHNFCKSCITEAWAKDGAAVRCPECNRDYDQKPALDKNFKLANIVKRFNALNTEKLPAVLHCVLCRRGPPLPVWKVCLRCKEPCCQTHTQTHLQQPCAAPGHLLVDTEELSAWTCPSHEEYRLLHCEEEQVALCPFCCISHCTNQRHTVCDVDTKRIQMQAMLMRQQNGLEGRVQNIDGHLTKLKSDKTLVKDAVSDLKDRVRAQYQRMHTLLDASQAETAKMLENTFTVYVRENSQQALKLNEKRQEVGKLLSSGQMFFQRSSSINFMKNTKPYRLLMDRSNSHLMSATPPLRVGQLNSQLFLSDLSAREKNLRKLMEEPLSVAPVLELVQSHSGAAVSNAGNGAGLQKRKYGTAFLESSKANSTRLDPPPPHYDSKKPCPADQSHRASATYPSGGLSQNRHAGSDHSRLLDRMVGVGSAPSHHSGIIFPPSYFPSGDASQQVMYEGRKVLMCTVNNCCCSRAPAARARPLYSASDSFPSMTAQEFPSHAPLPASQPLQHFPMRGLMEASQTARHPDFYGLYGQSSTKHYGTK, from the exons ATGAGTAGTTG TCACACGTCCTTCTGGAATCCACCCGGAGTCATGGATGCGAGCTGGAAAAACAGCTTTGAAGAAGAGCTCCTGTGTCCCATTTGCCTGAATGTCTTCGAGGAGCCCGTCCAGCTGCCGTGCAAGCACAACTTCTGTAAGAGTTGCATCACGGAGGCTTGGGCCAAAGACGGCGCCGCCGTCCGCTGTCCCGAATGCAACCGCGACTACGACCAGAAGCCCGCGCTGGACAAGAACTTTAAACTTGCCAACATAGTGAAGCGCTTTAACGCCCTGAACACTGAAAAGCTCCCTGCCGTGCTGCACTGTGTCCTCTGCAGACGAGGCCCGCCGCTGCCCGTGTGGAAAGTCTGCCTGCGCTGCAAGGAGCCCTGCTGCCAAACTCACACCCAGACGCACCTCCAGCAGCCGTGCGCCGCCCCGGGACACCTGCTGGTTGACACTGAGGAGCTGAGCGCCTGGACCTGCCCCAGTCACGAGGAGTACAGGCTGCTGCACTGTGAGGAAGAGCAGGTGGCCCTGTGTCCGTTCTGCTGCATCTCGCACTGCACCAACCAAAGACACACGGTCTGCGATGTGGACACCAAACGCATACAAATGCAG GCCATGCTGATGAGGCAGCAGAACGGGCTGGAAGGTCGTGTTCAGAACATCGACGGGCACCTCACCAAGCTGAAGTCCGACAAGACGCTGGTGAAG gacgcgGTGTCCGACCTGAAGGACCGCGTGCGAGCCCAGTATCAGAGGATGCACACGCTGCTGGACGCGAGCCAAGCGGAAACGGCGAAGATGCTGGAGAACACCTTCACCGTATACGTGAGAGAGAACTCCCAGCAGGCTTTGAAGCTCAACGAGAAGCGCCAGGAAGTGGGGAAGCTCCTGAGCTCGGGGCAGATGTTCTTCCAGAGATCCAGCAGCATCAACTTCATGAAG aacaCGAAGCCTTACCGGCTGCTGATGGACAG GTCTAACTCCCACCTGATGAgcgccaccccccccctcagagtgGGCCAGCTCAACTCCCAGCTGTTTCTGTCTGATCTCTCGGCGAGAGAAAAGAACCTGCGGAAACTGATGGAGG AACCGTTAAGCGTGGCGCCCGTTCTTGAGCTTGTCCAGTCTCACAGCGGCGCCGCGGTCTCAAACGCGGGGAACGGCGCAGGCCTGCAGAAGAGGAAATACGGCACGGCCTTCCTGGAAAGTAGCAAAGCAAACTCCACCCGCCTGGATCCTCCGCCGCCGCACTACGACAGCAAAAAGCCCTGCCCGGCTGACCAGAGCCATCGGGCCTCAGCCACGTATCCCTCTGGGGGCCTCTCCCAGAACCGCCATGCTGGCTCCGACCACAGCAGACTCCTGGATCGCATGGTGGGTGTCGGGTCCGCCCCTAGCCACCACTCGGGGATTATTTTCCCTCCCTCCTACTTCCCCAGTGGAGATGCCTCGCAACAAGTCATGTATGAAGGGAGGAAAGTACTGATGTGCACTGTGAATAACTGCTGCTGCTCCCGGGCCCCTGCCGCCCGCGCCCGGCCCCTGTACTCGGCATCGGACTCCTTCCCCTCCATGACAGCTCAGGAGTTTCCCTCGCACGCCCCGCTGCCTGCCAGCCAGCCATTGCAGCACTTCCCCATGCGGGGGCTGATGGAAGCCTCACAGACAGCCAGGCACCCCGACTTCTACGGGCTGTATGGCCAGTCTTCCACCAAACACTACGGGACCAAATAA
- the npm3 gene encoding nucleoplasmin-3: MSVQEDETSDAGLSGQTKLESFLFSCELSSKVPFYTFQADEEEDLEHFLELRTVCLGEGAKEESNVVEVTAMNHQGKTVSVPVANLHISCLPMVSLGEFELKAPVSIRLKVGTGPVTVSGLHLIASQVEESDLSEEEEDEEDEEEEIVPIKPAKKKRKE, encoded by the exons ATGTCTGTCCAGGAAGATGAAACGTCAGACGCGGGACTATCTGGTCAAACGAAGCTGGAGAGCTTCCTCTTCT CTTGTGAGCTTTCATCCAAAGTACCGTTCTACACTTTCcaagcagatgaagaggaggacctGGAGCATTTCCTCGAACTCAGAACG GTTTGCCTGGGAGAGGGTGCGAAGGAGGAGAGTAACGTGGTGGAGGTAACGGCGATGAACCATCAGGGGAAGACCGTTTCAGTGCCCGTCGCCAACCTCCACATCAGCTGCCTGCCCATG GTGAGTCTGGGGGAGTTTGAGTTAAAAGCCCCCGTGTCCATCAGGCTGAAGGTCGGGACAGGCCCAGTTACTGTCAGCGGGTTACACCTCATAG CCTCACAGGTGGAAGAGTCGGACttgtctgaggaggaggaggacgaagaggatgaggaggaggagattgtCCCGATTAAACCGGCAAAGAAGAAACGGAAGGAGtag
- the oga gene encoding protein O-GlcNAcase — MVQKDKPLESPPAGGEQSLVPVSGEACVEALGPVESGIAVEATGHRKFISGVVEGFYGRPWTMEQRKELFRRQQKWGLNTYLYAPKDDCKHRMFWRELYSVEEAEQLMTLIGAAKEHGIEFIYAISPGLDITFSNQKEVAALKRKLDQVTHFGCKSFALLFDDIDHNMCPADKEVFSSFAHAQVSITNEIYQYLGEPETFLFCPTEYCGTFCYPNVPQSPYLHTVGEKLLPDIDVLWTGPKVVSKDITVESIEEVSRIVKRAPVIWDNIHANDYDQKRLFLGPYKGRSTELIPRLKGVLTNPNCEFESNFVAIHTLATWYKSNMNGVRKDVVMTDGEDSTVSIQIKLENEGSDEELETDMLYSPQLALKLALTEWLGEFCVPLQYNNRQVPQSGAKGASVVDVTSVAAPSLCSSTTVTTVFQQPIMSPAMPPLCLDPLSHPMVKRPQEEDEVEKKYPDEEPMEMVVEKMVDEPEAEADTEEKHIVPILADKMAEDLKPMDTDKESLAESKSPEESIQEDSGSDIAPMQTDDQPKQDVFVPGPNEKPLFIAEPLTLEDLSLLAELFYLPYEHGNKGVQMLREFNWLRANSSVVSVNCKRTETEKATEWQSRAETFEEMCCSVIQMFTRLSNSANRTILYDLYPYIWDIKSIVSMVKSFVQWLGCRSQSSAQFLRGDQEPWAFRGGLAGEFQRLLPIDGANDLFYQPPPSLPTSKLYSIRPYFPKDEAAVYKICKEMYCEGLEDVPSSDEDPDLIGDRLVGGLLSLSSEYGFVLEDDEGICGYALATVDVKPFLNKCNLSWIPFMQEKYNKPDCEKDLTEAEKMMLSFHEEEEGLPDSFLSNFPSLIKVDIHAKVTDPSVAKSMMGCLLSSLKANGSLGAFCKVRQIDKRMLDFYGKLGCFEVAKMEGFPKDVIIMGRSL; from the exons ATGGTTCAGAAGGACAAGCCGCTGGAGAGTCCTCCGGCGGGCGGCGAGCAGAGCCTCGTCCCGGTCTCCGGAGAGGCTTGCGTCGAGGCTCTTGGCCCGGTGGAGTCCGGGATCGCAGTCGAAGCGACCGGGCATAGGAAATTCATAAGTGGAGTTGTCGAAG GCTTCTATGGTCGCCCGTGGACAatggagcagaggaaggagttGTTCAGGAG GCAACAGAAATGGGGACTGAATACGTATCTCTATGCACCCAAAGACGATTGCAAGCACAGGATGTTCTGGAGAGAGCTGTACTCTGTGGAAGAAGCAG AGCAACTGATGACTTTAATCGGTGCTGCAAAGGAGCATGGGATAGAGTTCATCTATGCCATTTCACCTGGACTCGACATTACCTTCTCCAATCAGAAAGAAGTTGCTGCACTTAAGCGGAAACTTGATCAG GTTACTCACTTCGGCTGCAAGTCCTTTGCCTTACTTTTTGACGATATCGACCACAACATGTGTCCTGCTGACAAGGAGGTGTTCAGCTCGTTTGCACATGCGCAGGTCTCCATTACCAATGAGATTTACCAGTATTTGGGAGAACCTGAAACCTTCCTCTTCTGTCCCACAG AGTACTGCGGAACATTCTGCTACCCGAACGTCCCTCAGTCTCCCTATCTGCATACAGTAGGAGAGAAGCTCCTGCCTGACATTGACGTACTATGGACGG GGCCCAAGGTGGTGTCCAAAGATATCACCGTTGAGTCTATCGAGGAGGTGTCGAGGATCGTAAAGAGGGCGCCCGTGATCTGGGATAACATTCATGCTAATGACTATGACCAGAAGAGGCTTTTCTTGGGTCCATACAAAGGCCGCTCAACGGAGCTCATCCCAAGACTGAAAGGAGTCCTCACCAACCCCAACTGCGAGTTTGAGTCCAATTTCGTAGCCATCCACACTCTGGCCACCTGGTACAAGTCTAACATGAACGGGGTGCGCAAGGATGTGGTGATGA CGGACGGAGAGGACAGCACAGTGTCCATCCAGATAAAGTTAGAGAATGAAGGGAGTGATGAAGAGCTGGAGACGGACATGCTCTACAGCCCACAGCTTGCTCTGAAGCTGGCTCTCACGGAGTGGCTGGGGGAGTTTTGTGTTCCTCTTCAATACAACA ACCGACAGGTGCCTCAGAGCGGTGCCAAAGGCGCATCCGTAGTCGACGTGACGTCCGTGGCTGCCCCTTCTCTTTGCTCTTCCACAACAGTCACCACAGTGTTCCAGCAACCGATCATGTCTCCAGCCATGCCGCCTCTCTGTCTGGATCCGCTCTCGCACCCCATGGTGAAGAGACCCCAAGAAGAGGATGAG GTCGAGAAAAAATATCCGGATGAGGAGCCGATGGAAATGGTGGTTGAAAAGATGGTGGATGAGCCTGAAGCAGAAGCCGACACGGAGGAGAAGCACATTGTTCCTATATTGGCCGACAAAATGGCAGAAGACCTAAAACCCATGGACACAGACAAAGAGAGTCTCGCAGAGTCCAAGTCCCCCGAAGAATCGATCCAGGAGGACTCGGGCAGTGACATCGCTCCTATGCAGACGGATGATCAGCCCAAACAG GATGTTTTTGTGCCTGGGCCCAATGAGAAGCCTCTGTTCATTGCAGAGCCCCTGACTCTTGAGGACCTGAGCTTGCTTGCAGAGCTCTTCTATCTGCCTTACGAACATGGAAACAAGGGGGTGCAGATGTTGAGGGAGTTCAACTGGCTACGAGCTAACAGCAGCGTCGTCAGTGTCAACTGCAAGAGAACAGAAACTGAAAAGGCGA CGGAGTGGCAGTCGAGGGCGGAGACGTTTGAGGAGATGTGCTGCTCGGTCATCCAGATGTTTACGCGGCTGTCCAATTCGGCCAACCGCACCATCCTATATGATCTCTACCCTTACATCTGGGACATCAAGAGCATCGTTTCTATGGTCAAGTCTTTTGTCCAGTGGCTAG GGTGTCGTAGTCAGTCCTCAGCACAATTCCTTAGAGGAGACCAAGAGCCCTGGGCCTTTAGGGGAGGTCTAGCAGGAGAGTTCCAG AGATTGTTGCCAATAGATGGGGCAAACGATCTTTTCTACCAGCCACCACCTTCATTGCCAACCTCCAAACTCTATTCCATAAGGCCTTACTTTCCCAAAGATGAG GCTGCGGTTTATAAAATCTGTAAAGAAATGTACTGTGAAGGGCTGGAGGACGTTCCTTCCTCTGACGAGGATCCCGACCTCATTGGAGACAG GTTGGTAGGAGGCCTCCTGTCTCTGAGCTCGGAGTATGGCTTTGTGCTAGAGGATGATGAAGGAATCTGTGGGTATGCTCTTGCTACTGTGGATGTTAAGCCTTTCCTGAACAAATGCAACTTGAGCTGGATTCCATTTATGCAGGAGAAGTACAACAAGCCCGACTGTGAGAAGGACCTCACAGAGGCAGAG AAGATGATGCTGAGTTtccatgaagaagaggagggtctTCCAGACTCTTTCCTCTCCAATTTCCCCTCTCTCATTAAAGTCGACATTCATGCCAAGGTGACTGACCCTAGCGTGGCCAAAAGCATGATGGGATGTCTCCTGTCTTCTCTCAAAGCCAATG GGTCGCTTGGTGCTTTCTGTAAGGTTCGACAGATCGATAAGAGGATGCTGGACTTCTATGGTAAGCTGGGATGTTTCGAAGTGGCCAAAATGGAGGGCTTTCCCAAAGATGTCATCATTATGGGACGCAGCTTATGA
- the pprc1 gene encoding peroxisome proliferator-activated receptor gamma coactivator-related protein 1: MAARWAAGDETLTACNMEYFYMDTLDEPTALSSRGTLDALHNTLDPSILSLFEDSPTIETKAMDEESEATLLSALTEILDNVDDENLSPFDTLPDSDLLSAHKGREHSPLRRLLCLSRSPPDKDALCRPSRGKSLPRIQADCLQRSDGEEEDGSLTLSPVGQDSPSHYSPLDWGGLSLPLPVTFEQEDEASVSLGDLVRQMHPYCLTFSVESEEGEQLLPEGGILLEVVDQGENGEPILAIPNVGLPVCLPHKEHEADNEEEEEGEAASDTSEHVVVDDVAVGDAPVKAAAHVTPDLRLDMKTETITKRPKERSSSRRKKKKRGKKKRRPVPVEPRVLRSGKVMNATEESPKTSRKSSSHKEKSLPKVPVVSAPSSSSKPNEESPRQNEEDTSTLLPTANVGVSAAAPREEASLNANAEESRPSYSHPAARPREPDEEPKRPPPAPEKPEGSSAAPSAVPPPASSDSPAAAPGPGTPPVSEVPAASEPKAKSLSLAEYRRLRQQKKPPLAKHQENLNTSKWPRLPELPKELLPIPDLPAPSAKDPRCASSRAVKNVVDEVKPAWQPCGPCAPPTPEALLVPPAYMVSSSNRASAAPLAPKPQPTPEPARSPPSPKPSSPASNRETSRDGRIPQSQAGSPQAVGVAQTDPDTTTLAVKSAPAPRKITVVFQKVPEVRAPTSMNKPIHSDCKSRIIAAKAAGATQPAASWCLKAEPVVTTGKPQKTRSPAQKLVEAFTSEIGIEAADMTSLLEQFEETQAKEERSTLEFSGRAAAVGSSSVALVPEKTLVERVRANDLSSATALTPPGTPPHQMWKPVALPRKSKASEPSRSSPAKVIQIEARPLPAARSRSKPTSASVSPEVATMDHDYCLPSRAAGEPGTRWNVKPQPLITIKAIKTSPSTARTPPAPRVFVQSANTVVKAESSEFSLSDEVRKSSVLETPDASPSWQGGDASIKGSPKEGASGRTNRQHAASRTPSPASSPKERTRGQSRKRSRCSPSSTSSGSESDSHSSRSRSRSGSPSKKRYRPRHSHSSSSSSRSSSCSSSGSRSPPRRRRRRGYAYTPSRSGSWSRSRSRSRSGSPQKESRSSRSRRLYRPSFGPSYAHNAKAQVEKKINKCKERAIEERRVVYVGRIRGTMTQNELRERFSLFGDIEDCTLHFRDHGDNYGFVTYYNIDDAFNAIKNGGKLRRSDELPFDICFGGRRQFCRTSYADLDSILEYDPLPANGKFHALDFDTLLKQAKQSLKR; the protein is encoded by the exons GGCAGGCGACGAGACTTTAACTGCGTGTAATATGGAGTACTTCTACATGGACACGCTGGACGAG CCGACCGCGCTGAGCTCTCGGGGAACTCTGGATGCCCTGCATAACACGTTGGACCCCTCCATCCTTTCTCTCTTTGAGGATTCACCAACAATAGAG ACTAAAGCGATGGACGAGGAGAGCGAGGCCACGCTGCTGTCTGCCTTGACGGAGATCCTCGACAACGTGGACGATGAGAACCTGTCTCCGTTTGACACGCTGCCTGACTCTGACCTGCTGTCGGCTCACAAGGGCAGGGAACACTCTCCG CTCAGGCGGCTGCTGTGTCTGTCCCGTTCACCTCCAGACAAAGACGCTCTCTGCAGACCATCGAGGGGAAAG AGCCTGCCAAGGATACAAGCCGACTGTCTCCAGCGGAGTgatggggaggaagaggatggatcCCTTACGCTGAGCCCAGTGGGGCAGGACTCACCCTCTCACTACAGCCCGCTTGACTGGGGAGGCCTGAGCCTCCCGCTTCCCGTCACCTTTGAGCAAGAGGACGAAGCTTCAGTTAGCCTGGGGGACTTGGTCAGGCAAATGCATCCAtattgtttgacattttctgttgaGAGCGAGGAAGGGGAGCAGCTGTTGCCCGAAGGAGGCATCTTATTGGAAGTTGTGGACCAGGGGGAGAATGGAGAGCCCATCCTGGCAATCCCCAACGTGGGTCTCCCAGTCTGTTTGCCACATAAAGAGCATGAGGCAgacaacgaggaggaggaggagggtgaggcgGCGTCTGACACTTCTGAGCATGTAGTTGTTGACGATGTGGCCGTCGGTGACGCCCCGGTGAAAGCCGCCGCGCACGTCACACCAGACCTACGTCTGGATATGAAAACTGAGACGATCACTAAAAGGCCAAAGGAGAGGAGCTCGTCccggaggaaaaagaaaaagagaggcaAAAAGAAGCGCCGGCCCGTACCTGTGGAACCAAGGGTCCTTAGGAGTGGGAAAGTAATGAACGCAACAGAGGAATCTCCCAAAACGTCGCGTAAAAGCTCCTCCCATAAAGAGAAAAGCCTCCCGAAGGTGCCTGTTGTCTCAGCCCCATCCTCCTCGTCAAAACCCAATGAAGAAAGCCCACGGCAAAATGAAGAAGACACCTCAACGCTACTGCCGACAGCAAATGTGGGAGTTTCCGCAGCTGCGCCACGAGAAGAAGCTTCGTTAAATGCTAACGCTGAGGAGAGTCGCCCGAGTTACTCTCACCCAGCGGCGCGGCCCCGAGAGCCTGACGAAGAGCCGAAACGGCCACCGCCAGCCCCTGAGAAGCCGGAAGGCTCGTCGGCAGCTCCCTCTGCTGTCCCGCCCCCGGCGTCATCCGACAGCCCAGCAGCCGCTCCCGGTCCCGGGACACCCCCGGTGAGCGAGGTCCCTGCTGCCTCGGAGCCAAAGGCCAAGTCACTCAGTCTCGCTGAATACCGGCGTCTCAGACAGCAGAAGAAGCCCCCGCTGGCGAAACATCAAGAGAACCTCAACACCTCCAAGTGGCCCCGCCTCCCCGAGCTTCCCAAAGAGCTTCTCCCCATCCCCGACCTTCCTGCCCCGAGCGCCAAGGATCCTCGATGCGCCAGCTCTCGAGCAGTGAAGAATGTAGTGGACGAGGTGAAGCCCGCCTGGCAGCCGTGCGGACCGTGTGCCCCCCCCACTCCTGAGGCATTGTTGGTACCCCCGGCTTACATGGTTTCTTCGTCCAACAGAGCTTCAGCTGCACCTCTGGCTCCAAAACCACAGCCAACGCCCGAACCCGCAAGATCTCCCCCATCACCAAAGCCTTCGTCTCCTGCCTCTAATAGGGAGACGTCTAGAGATGGCAGAATTCCCCAGTCTCAGGCCGGGTCTCCTCAGGCCGTAGGAGTCGCTCAAACCGACCCTGACACCACTACATTGGCAGTGAAGTCCGCCCCTGCTCCCAGAAAGATCACCGTTGTTTTCCAGAAGGTGCCTGAGGTCCGCGCTCCTACCTCGATGAATAAACCCATCCATTCTGATTGCAAGTCTAGAATAATCGCAGCCAAAGCAGCCGGTGCGACGCAACCCGCAGCCTCCTGGTGCCTAAAGGCAGAGCCTGTTGTAACGACAGGAAAACCCCAAAAGACGAGGAGCCCCGCACAGAAGCTGGTTGAGGCCTTCACCAGTGAGATCG gtattGAAGCTGCTGACATGACCAGCTTATTGGAGCAGTTTGAGGAAACCCAAG CCAAAGAGGAGCGAAGTACCCTGGAGTTCTCTGGTAGAGCTGCAGCTGTAGGAAGCTCGAG TGTTGCCCTGGTCCCAGAGAAAACGTTAGTGGAACGTGTGAGAGCCAACGATCTGTCAAGCGCTACAG CGCTAACTCCTCCAGGGACTCCTCCCCATCAGATGTGGAAACCCGTGGCCCTGCCGCGGAAGAGCAAGGCTTCCGAGCCCTCGAGGTCGAGCCCTGCTAAAGTTATCCAGATAGAGGCCCGGCCCCTTCCCGCTGCCAGGTCCCGCAGCAAACCCACGTCTGCATCCGTCTCCCCTGAAGTGGCGACGATGGACCATGATTATTGCCTCCCCAGCAGAGCTGCTGGAGAGCCAGGCACCCGCTGGAATGTCAAACCGCAACCCTTGATCACTATTAAAGCCATCAAGACCAGCCCAAGCACCGCTCGgacgccccccgccccccgggtGTTTGTCCAGTCTGCAAATACTGTTGTGAAAGCGGAAAGCTCGGAGTTTTCACTTTCTGATGAGGTGCGGAAAAGTTCTGTTCTGGAGACTCCTGATGCTTCACCTTCCTGGCAGGGAGGTGATGCCAGCATTAAAGGAAGCCCCAAGGAAGGGGCTTCTGGAAGGACTAACCGGCAACATGCTGCCTCTCGCACTCCCAGCCCCGCCTCGAGTCCCAAAGAGAGGACTCGAGGCCAGTCTAGAAAAAGATCCCGTTGTTCTCCCAGCTCCACGTCAAGCGGTTCAGAGTCGGACTCCCATTCCTCTAGGTCTCGATCGAGGTCAGGCTCTCCATCTAAGAAAAG GTATCGTCCGCGTCATTCTCATAGCTCCAGTTCTTCATCCCGTTCTTCGTCCTGTTCCTCCTCCGGGTCCCGCTCccctcccaggaggaggaggaggagggggtacGCCTATACTCCCTCTCGTTCGGGTTCTTGGAGTCGCTccaggtcccggtcccggtctgGATCGCCTCAGAAAGAATCGAGGTCAAGTCGAAGCAGAAGATTGTACAG ACCCTCATTTGGACCCAGCTACGCTCACAATGCGAAGGCGCAAGTGGAAAAGAAGATAAACAAATGCAAAGAGAGAGCCATC GAGGAACGCCGGGTGGTTTATGTCGGCCGGATTCGGGGAACAATGACCCAAAATGAGCTGAGAGAGCGCTTCTCTTTGTTCGGAGACATTGAGGACTGCACTCTGCACTTTAGAGACCACGG AGACAACTACGGGTTTGTGACTTATTACAACATCGACGATGCCTTCAACGCCATCAAGAACGGAGGCAAGCTGCGCAGATCTGACGAGTTGCCGTTTGATATCTGTTTTGGCGGAAGAAGACAGTTTTGCCGGACCAGCTACGCTGACCTGG ATTCTATTTTAGAGTACGATCCATTGCCTGCAAACGGCAAGTTTCATGCACTAGACTTTGACACTTTACTGAAGCAGGCCAAGCAGAGTCTGAAGAGGTAA